A section of the Dehalobacter sp. DCM genome encodes:
- a CDS encoding ABC transporter substrate-binding protein: protein MKRILIILTTLLITFTLSITGCAKQSGEDTNQNNQPVKVTLMLDWTPNTNHSGLFVALEKDYFKAQGLDVSIVNPSTQGTLEQMVATGNVEFGISAQEQVTTARLSGLPLVSLAAVIQHNTSGFASLQQKNIQTARDFENKTYGGWGLPSETAILSALMKKENADFSKLKMINIGEADQLASLKENIDLTWIFYGWTGIQAEVRGQDLNMLWLKDIDPALDYYTPVIVTNEKMITENPNVVKKLMTAISAGYDYASQNPEEAAEILIKHAPESDPEMIKKSQAWLSPQYKADASRWGEQKASVWENYSQWLYDNKLTENKMDASKAFTNEFLPKK, encoded by the coding sequence ATGAAAAGAATACTTATTATACTAACGACACTACTGATAACGTTCACACTGTCCATCACCGGCTGTGCCAAACAATCCGGAGAGGATACGAACCAAAACAATCAACCGGTCAAAGTGACCTTGATGCTGGATTGGACACCCAATACCAATCATTCAGGGCTCTTTGTCGCTCTGGAAAAAGATTACTTTAAAGCTCAAGGCTTAGACGTCTCCATTGTCAACCCATCTACTCAGGGAACACTCGAACAAATGGTTGCGACAGGCAATGTCGAATTTGGTATCAGTGCACAGGAGCAAGTCACTACGGCACGTTTGAGCGGGCTGCCGTTGGTATCCCTCGCCGCGGTTATTCAACACAATACATCCGGTTTTGCTTCGCTTCAGCAGAAAAACATTCAAACTGCGCGGGATTTTGAAAACAAAACCTATGGCGGCTGGGGTCTTCCCTCAGAAACGGCTATTCTTTCCGCTTTAATGAAAAAAGAAAATGCTGATTTCTCAAAACTTAAGATGATCAATATTGGCGAAGCAGACCAATTGGCTTCACTGAAAGAAAATATCGATTTAACTTGGATCTTTTATGGTTGGACCGGTATCCAAGCCGAAGTCAGAGGCCAGGACTTGAATATGCTGTGGTTAAAGGATATTGACCCTGCACTGGATTACTATACGCCAGTCATTGTCACCAATGAAAAGATGATCACCGAGAATCCGAATGTCGTAAAAAAGCTGATGACAGCCATCAGTGCAGGCTATGATTATGCTAGTCAAAACCCCGAGGAAGCTGCGGAAATTCTGATCAAACACGCACCGGAATCCGATCCGGAAATGATCAAAAAAAGCCAGGCATGGTTAAGTCCGCAATACAAAGCAGATGCATCCCGTTGGGGTGAGCAGAAAGCAAGTGTTTGGGAAAACTACAGTCAATGGTTATATGATAATAAACTTACGGAAAATAAAATGGATGCCTCGAAAGCCTTCACAAATGAGTTTCTTCCAAAGAAATAG
- a CDS encoding ABC transporter ATP-binding protein: MSLTVRNLSKSYREKGLTTDIFRDLNLTIESGSFVSLIGPSGSGKSTLCNLIAGIEKPDKGWVYLDDKDITARPGHVGYMFQKDLLLPWRTLLENVTLGCDLRKMDRTCSREEAIKGLERFGLRDFTHYYPDQLSGGMRQRGALLRTILFGQSTLVLDEPFGALDALTRREMQRWLLSIWQVMKHTVLFITHDIEEAILLSDKILVLSKPPARVIKNFEIPFPRPRDPELIFAKDILPLKTELFHLLEKLT; this comes from the coding sequence TTGTCACTTACAGTCCGTAATCTCTCGAAGTCATATAGGGAAAAAGGCTTAACGACGGATATTTTCCGGGATTTAAACCTGACAATCGAAAGCGGTTCCTTTGTATCACTCATTGGGCCTTCCGGTTCAGGCAAAAGCACCTTATGCAATCTGATTGCCGGTATAGAGAAACCAGATAAAGGCTGGGTTTATCTTGATGACAAGGACATCACTGCCAGACCGGGCCACGTTGGATACATGTTTCAAAAAGATCTTCTTCTCCCCTGGCGAACCCTTTTGGAAAACGTCACCTTAGGTTGTGACCTTAGAAAAATGGATCGCACATGTTCTAGGGAAGAAGCTATTAAGGGATTAGAACGATTTGGACTGCGGGACTTTACCCATTATTACCCCGACCAGCTGTCGGGTGGCATGCGCCAGCGAGGCGCTTTGCTCCGAACTATTCTATTCGGACAATCCACGCTGGTTCTGGATGAACCATTCGGAGCATTGGATGCGCTTACCCGCCGGGAAATGCAGCGTTGGCTTTTATCCATCTGGCAGGTGATGAAACACACCGTACTTTTTATAACTCACGATATTGAAGAAGCGATTCTTTTATCGGATAAAATCCTGGTACTTAGCAAACCTCCTGCCAGAGTCATTAAGAACTTTGAGATTCCCTTCCCTCGACCACGTGACCCGGAACTTATTTTCGCCAAAGACATCTTACCGCTCAAAACAGAATTATTTCACCTGTTAGAAAAGTTAACATGA
- a CDS encoding sigma-54 interaction domain-containing protein: protein MESPICKMDFINLPEQTRDSEHFHFSDILTDDPKFKRLIEDCKRVADLDNPILITGGSGVGKELLAESIHTQSSRCQFPFIAVNCAALPDTLFESELYGYEKGAFTGASLGGKAGKFELADHGTLFLDEIGEMPFNEQAKLLRVLDNCKVTRIGGVKEKRLDVRIIAATNRDLYQEVENGRFRADLYYRLNVLAFRIPTLYERKPDIKLIANDLIAKFNHKTKAWPPKVISDEAMEVLYRHEWPGNVRELRNVITSAFYLSRGDAIKPEHLPIAQRLPDEISDHTLLTREKAEHVLIVNALQAHHGKVINASKTIGISVSTLYRRMAKYHIDWRDYA from the coding sequence ATGGAATCACCTATTTGTAAAATGGATTTTATTAATTTACCCGAACAGACCAGAGATTCAGAACATTTTCATTTTAGCGATATATTAACGGATGACCCCAAATTCAAACGGCTTATTGAAGATTGCAAGCGGGTTGCGGACTTGGATAATCCAATCTTGATCACCGGTGGAAGCGGTGTTGGCAAAGAACTGTTGGCAGAGTCCATCCACACACAAAGCAGCCGATGTCAATTCCCCTTTATTGCGGTGAATTGTGCTGCGCTGCCGGATACGTTATTTGAAAGCGAGTTATATGGTTACGAAAAAGGTGCTTTTACCGGGGCTTCGTTAGGAGGGAAAGCGGGAAAATTTGAACTGGCGGATCACGGCACCTTATTTTTGGATGAGATCGGCGAAATGCCGTTTAATGAACAAGCAAAATTATTAAGGGTATTAGATAATTGTAAAGTAACCCGTATCGGCGGTGTGAAAGAAAAACGTTTAGATGTTCGAATAATTGCCGCGACAAACCGTGACTTGTATCAGGAAGTAGAGAACGGTCGGTTTCGGGCCGATTTATATTATCGGTTGAATGTTCTGGCGTTCAGGATTCCAACGTTATATGAGCGTAAACCAGATATCAAATTAATCGCCAACGATCTAATTGCCAAGTTCAATCATAAAACAAAGGCTTGGCCGCCAAAAGTGATCAGCGATGAAGCGATGGAAGTACTGTATCGGCATGAATGGCCGGGAAATGTTCGGGAACTGAGAAATGTGATAACCAGTGCTTTTTACCTCAGCCGCGGCGATGCCATCAAGCCCGAGCATTTGCCCATTGCGCAACGACTGCCCGATGAGATATCCGATCACACGCTGCTCACGCGAGAAAAAGCAGAACACGTGTTGATCGTCAACGCCTTGCAAGCCCATCACGGAAAAGTAATTAATGCTTCTAAAACAATAGGCATATCCGTATCGACTCTGTATAGGCGGATGGCAAAATATCATATTGACTGGCGGGACTACGCTTAA
- a CDS encoding late competence development ComFB family protein has product MYELKNFSEVLVKNTLEEYLEVANIPCKCERCQADIMAFVLNRFPPRYYVSLKGEVLTHFESQLFPDKARLLAEVVGAAQVIAAYPSHPIENKA; this is encoded by the coding sequence ATGTATGAACTTAAGAATTTCAGTGAGGTACTTGTTAAAAACACACTGGAAGAATATCTGGAAGTAGCTAACATTCCCTGTAAATGTGAACGATGTCAGGCTGATATTATGGCTTTTGTCCTAAACAGATTTCCTCCCAGATATTATGTTTCTCTGAAAGGCGAAGTCTTGACGCATTTTGAGTCACAGTTGTTTCCTGATAAAGCAAGATTATTAGCCGAAGTTGTCGGTGCCGCCCAGGTTATTGCTGCCTATCCTTCACACCCCATCGAGAATAAAGCATAA
- a CDS encoding GlsB/YeaQ/YmgE family stress response membrane protein has translation MGIISWIILGGLAGWIASKITGNDARMGAGMNIVVGIIGAILGGWVVSLFGGYGISGFNIWSFLVALLGSVIVLLIVNAFTGRKKHTTVT, from the coding sequence ATGGGTATAATCAGTTGGATTATCCTTGGCGGTCTGGCGGGATGGATTGCAAGTAAAATAACCGGCAATGATGCCAGAATGGGTGCCGGGATGAATATTGTTGTAGGTATCATTGGCGCTATACTCGGCGGATGGGTTGTCAGCTTGTTTGGCGGTTACGGAATCAGTGGATTTAATATTTGGAGTTTCCTGGTTGCTCTATTAGGGTCTGTTATTGTTCTGCTGATTGTTAATGCATTTACGGGTAGAAAAAAACATACAACGGTAACCTGA
- a CDS encoding NAD(+) synthase, which produces MSDALNMGFIRVGAAVPKVHIASPMANAEEMIRIAEQAAKEKVAVLVFPELCLTGYTCADLFHQQLLLSNTRTALEYLLIKTQIVAANMLIVIGLPIEADNQLFNCAAILHNGKILGIVPKVFIPNYNEFYEKRWFSPARNRLSNSITLCGQVVPFNENLLFKDNKAHLCLGAEICEDLWMPVPPSSRHALHGANLLVNLSASNELVGKTKYREDLIRLQSARCFAGYVYASAGPSESTTDVVFGGQMMIAENGSILEQNRFHDGILIYADVDLDKMMNERRKSNSFMDESHTDDYRVIPFILDEAGIGPRIKREIDPYPFVPSKKEERDLRCREIFMIQQTGLSQRLLKTGIRKAVIGISGGLDSTLALLVCREAFAQLEYPLNEIYGITMPGFGTTGRTLTNARNLMQELGVRYQEIAISDACLKHFEDIGHDPAIKDVTYENVQARERTQILMDIANKQDGLVIGTGDLSELALGWCTYNGDHMSHYGVNAGVPKTLVKYLVSWYADTTDNPKIHRILRDILDTPISPELLPPDITGKIEQKTEELIGSYDLHDFFLYNMMRWGFSPAKVYYLACSAFSGEFTNQEILKWLKVFYRRFFSQQFKRSCLPDGPKVGSICLSPRGDWRMPSDANAQMWLNELDTLN; this is translated from the coding sequence ATGTCAGATGCATTGAATATGGGGTTTATTCGTGTCGGCGCGGCGGTACCGAAGGTACATATCGCTTCTCCTATGGCGAATGCCGAAGAAATGATTCGCATCGCAGAACAAGCCGCAAAAGAGAAAGTTGCTGTCCTCGTATTTCCGGAGCTGTGTCTTACCGGATATACCTGTGCCGACCTCTTTCACCAACAGCTTTTATTATCCAATACCCGTACGGCTTTAGAGTATCTTTTAATAAAAACACAGATTGTTGCCGCCAATATGCTCATAGTGATCGGACTACCTATAGAAGCTGATAATCAGCTGTTTAATTGCGCGGCTATTCTTCATAACGGGAAAATTCTCGGGATTGTCCCCAAAGTCTTCATCCCTAACTACAACGAATTCTATGAAAAACGATGGTTCAGCCCTGCACGGAACCGATTGAGCAACAGCATCACACTTTGCGGCCAAGTTGTTCCATTCAATGAAAACCTTCTTTTTAAAGACAATAAAGCACACTTGTGTCTGGGTGCTGAAATTTGTGAAGATCTTTGGATGCCGGTTCCTCCCAGTTCACGACACGCCCTCCATGGCGCTAACCTTCTTGTCAATTTATCCGCAAGCAATGAATTAGTTGGCAAAACAAAGTACAGGGAAGATCTTATCCGCCTGCAGTCGGCACGATGTTTTGCCGGTTATGTTTACGCATCAGCTGGCCCCAGCGAATCAACCACCGATGTCGTGTTCGGCGGTCAAATGATGATTGCTGAGAACGGCTCAATTCTTGAACAAAATCGTTTTCACGACGGCATCCTGATCTACGCGGACGTTGATCTTGATAAAATGATGAATGAGCGCCGTAAGTCCAATAGCTTTATGGATGAATCCCATACCGATGATTACAGGGTCATTCCATTTATACTGGATGAAGCTGGGATTGGACCGCGCATCAAAAGGGAAATTGATCCGTATCCGTTTGTCCCAAGTAAAAAAGAAGAACGCGACCTGCGCTGTCGAGAGATTTTTATGATCCAACAGACGGGGCTTTCTCAACGGCTTCTTAAAACAGGGATCCGCAAGGCTGTCATTGGTATTTCGGGCGGGCTGGACTCGACACTTGCACTGCTGGTCTGCCGTGAGGCCTTTGCTCAATTGGAGTATCCTCTTAATGAAATATACGGAATTACAATGCCTGGCTTTGGTACTACCGGGCGAACGCTTACCAATGCCAGAAACCTAATGCAGGAGTTAGGTGTTCGCTATCAGGAAATTGCTATCAGCGACGCCTGTCTGAAACACTTTGAAGATATTGGCCATGACCCGGCAATCAAAGACGTCACTTATGAAAATGTACAAGCCAGGGAACGAACTCAAATTCTAATGGACATAGCCAATAAGCAAGACGGTCTTGTTATTGGAACGGGCGATTTATCGGAACTCGCTTTAGGCTGGTGCACGTATAATGGCGATCATATGAGTCACTATGGGGTCAATGCCGGCGTCCCTAAAACTCTGGTAAAATATCTCGTTTCATGGTATGCCGATACGACAGATAATCCGAAGATTCATCGTATTTTAAGGGATATCCTGGATACACCAATCAGCCCTGAATTGCTTCCGCCTGATATCACGGGCAAAATCGAGCAGAAAACGGAAGAATTGATCGGTTCGTACGACCTTCATGATTTCTTCTTGTATAACATGATGCGTTGGGGTTTCTCCCCCGCCAAAGTCTATTATCTCGCGTGTTCTGCGTTTAGCGGCGAATTCACCAATCAGGAAATCCTCAAATGGCTAAAGGTATTCTACCGCCGCTTCTTCTCTCAGCAGTTCAAACGATCTTGTCTTCCTGACGGTCCTAAGGTCGGTTCTATTTGCTTGTCGCCGCGAGGGGACTGGCGAATGCCCAGTGATGCCAACGCACAAATGTGGCTTAATGAACTCGACACACTCAACTAA
- a CDS encoding GGDEF domain-containing protein — MRYQPLERKFLLLRWGLIVIVIIGQVSGTLIRPTALFTISSVIALFYSVFITINLYRTDKQSKKLSILTLFADIPVYTLLLAGNAELVNILFLTYLLFILLHTTKSSQRGLIIPTAESIISILVTLTLCMQIPYSWQTIALRLFLLVAGAMIIHEITILLNASQSRYIKAKAQAAEDPLTGLSNRLLLETHYNKAVQDFKKTKQPFSIALFDIDNFKIINDQKGHIYGDKVLKALARTLKANVRNNDFICRYGGEEFLIIFHACSLKDACVKADRIRDEFAYSFFDRPVTMSAGVTLYQEGSSMAENIDIADKALYAAKEAGKNRTQSSDPNRYEHKLLHKEA; from the coding sequence ATGCGCTATCAACCTCTCGAACGGAAGTTTCTTCTGCTCCGATGGGGATTGATTGTTATTGTCATTATTGGCCAAGTGTCTGGCACGTTAATCCGACCGACAGCGCTTTTTACCATAAGCAGTGTGATTGCCCTTTTTTACAGTGTGTTTATTACCATTAACCTCTACCGCACAGATAAACAGTCAAAGAAGTTATCAATACTCACACTTTTTGCTGATATACCTGTTTATACACTGCTCTTGGCCGGCAATGCAGAATTAGTAAACATTCTCTTCTTGACATATTTATTATTTATTTTATTGCACACAACCAAAAGCAGTCAGCGCGGATTAATTATACCCACAGCAGAAAGTATCATTTCCATACTGGTTACTTTGACTTTATGTATGCAAATACCTTATTCTTGGCAGACGATAGCCCTGCGTCTTTTCCTTTTAGTTGCCGGGGCTATGATTATTCATGAAATCACTATTTTATTAAACGCCAGTCAGTCCAGGTATATTAAGGCAAAGGCGCAAGCTGCAGAAGATCCTTTGACGGGACTGTCCAATCGCTTATTGCTGGAAACGCATTATAATAAGGCAGTGCAAGATTTTAAGAAAACGAAGCAGCCATTTTCGATAGCCCTGTTCGATATTGATAATTTTAAAATTATCAATGACCAAAAAGGACATATTTATGGTGATAAGGTCCTGAAGGCATTAGCCCGTACCTTAAAGGCCAATGTCCGCAATAATGACTTTATATGCCGGTATGGCGGAGAAGAATTTTTAATCATCTTTCATGCCTGTTCGCTGAAAGATGCTTGTGTTAAAGCGGATAGGATACGGGATGAGTTTGCCTACAGCTTTTTCGACCGACCCGTAACGATGAGTGCCGGTGTTACCCTCTACCAAGAGGGATCCTCTATGGCGGAAAACATTGATATTGCCGATAAAGCACTTTATGCAGCCAAGGAAGCAGGGAAGAACAGGACGCAATCCAGTGATCCCAATCGCTATGAACATAAATTACTTCATAAAGAGGCCTAG
- a CDS encoding AMP-binding protein has protein sequence MKLAFSTLGCPDFSWNDIYSMAKDFGFDGIEIRGLGNEIFAVQAQPFTEAQLPHTVKKLAELKLKIPCLSSGCCLKFAEDAEKNYEEIKEYILLASKLGTRYIRILADLEPMPTGEVDDAVVLNVLKRLIPLAEEKGIILLVETNGVYADTARLSNLLHAAASDAVAALWDLHHPYRFAGEAPGRTVQNLGAYIKYVHIKDSVVEDGKIRYRMLGEGDLPIDDMMNALRSINYDGFISLEWVKRWADDLDDAGVVFPNFANYMNRYLNKSTARGRLYDNNMKTGKYIWEKNTLIDLTFPQVLDRVVDEFPDQYAFRYTTLDYTRTYSEFRDDVDTFARALIAMGVKQGDHVSIWATNVPQWYITFWAATKIGAVLVTVNTAYKIHEAEYLLRQSDTHTLVMIDGFKDSDYVGIINELCPELKTHEAGKPLHCKRLPLLRNIITVESKQNGCLTWDDAIALADRVPVEEVYRRAFSMSTHDVCNMQYTSGTTGFPKGVMLTHYNVVNNGKTIGDGMDLSTADRMMIHVPMFHCFGMVLAMTASMTHGTTMSPIPAFSPAKSLECINKEKITAFHGVPTMFIAMMEHEDFAQTDFSYMRTGIMAGSPCPIKVMQDVVEKMNMKEITIVFGQTEASPGCTMSRVDDPIEVRVNTVGRAFPGVECKIVDPETGKDLPDNVDGEFVARGYNIMKGYYKMPEATAAAIDADGWLHTGDLARRDENGNYKITGRIKDMIIRGGENIYPKEIEDFIYTHPKVKDVQVIGVPDKQYGEEIMACVVLKAGELMTEDELKEYVRSHMAKQKTPRYVDFVDEFPMNAAGKILKYKMRETAVEKLGLQAESRIVTA, from the coding sequence ATGAAACTCGCATTTTCCACCCTTGGTTGCCCCGATTTCAGCTGGAATGATATCTATTCAATGGCCAAAGACTTTGGATTCGATGGTATTGAAATCCGCGGTTTGGGTAATGAGATATTTGCTGTTCAAGCCCAACCCTTTACAGAAGCCCAGCTTCCTCACACTGTTAAGAAATTGGCAGAGTTGAAGCTTAAGATCCCTTGCCTGTCGTCAGGGTGCTGTCTGAAATTTGCTGAGGATGCCGAGAAAAACTATGAGGAAATAAAAGAGTATATCCTGCTGGCCTCTAAATTAGGAACACGATATATTCGCATTCTTGCTGATTTAGAGCCCATGCCGACAGGAGAAGTTGATGATGCGGTTGTCTTAAATGTTCTAAAAAGGCTTATCCCGCTTGCGGAAGAAAAAGGTATCATTTTGCTTGTGGAAACCAATGGCGTTTATGCCGATACAGCCCGACTCAGCAATTTACTTCATGCCGCAGCCAGTGATGCTGTAGCGGCACTTTGGGATTTGCATCATCCGTATCGTTTTGCCGGTGAAGCACCGGGCAGAACCGTCCAAAACCTTGGCGCTTATATCAAATATGTCCATATCAAAGACTCTGTTGTTGAGGACGGAAAAATCCGTTACCGCATGTTGGGCGAAGGTGATCTGCCGATCGATGACATGATGAATGCACTGAGATCCATCAATTATGACGGTTTTATCTCTCTGGAATGGGTGAAACGTTGGGCAGACGATCTTGATGATGCTGGTGTTGTTTTCCCCAATTTTGCCAATTATATGAATAGATATTTGAATAAAAGTACGGCCAGAGGTCGGTTATATGATAATAATATGAAAACCGGAAAGTATATTTGGGAGAAGAATACTCTGATTGATTTAACCTTCCCACAGGTACTTGACCGTGTCGTTGATGAATTTCCCGACCAATACGCTTTTCGTTATACGACGTTGGATTATACACGCACGTACTCGGAGTTCCGTGATGATGTGGATACCTTTGCCCGGGCGTTGATTGCAATGGGCGTCAAACAAGGTGATCATGTCTCTATCTGGGCAACCAATGTTCCCCAATGGTATATCACTTTCTGGGCAGCCACAAAAATTGGAGCAGTCTTGGTCACCGTGAATACGGCTTATAAAATCCATGAGGCGGAATATCTGCTGCGTCAATCCGATACTCATACGCTGGTGATGATCGACGGATTTAAGGATTCTGATTATGTCGGTATCATCAATGAATTGTGTCCGGAGCTAAAAACACACGAAGCAGGAAAACCGCTCCATTGCAAGCGACTCCCCTTACTGCGTAACATTATAACCGTTGAATCTAAGCAGAATGGGTGTCTGACTTGGGATGATGCCATTGCTTTGGCAGATAGGGTACCGGTTGAGGAAGTCTACCGCCGTGCTTTTTCTATGAGTACACACGATGTCTGCAATATGCAGTATACTTCGGGAACAACCGGCTTTCCAAAAGGGGTTATGCTGACACACTATAATGTCGTCAATAACGGCAAAACGATTGGTGATGGTATGGACTTGTCGACTGCCGACCGCATGATGATCCATGTTCCGATGTTTCATTGCTTTGGAATGGTATTAGCCATGACGGCATCGATGACACATGGAACGACGATGTCGCCGATTCCGGCTTTCTCACCCGCTAAGTCCCTGGAATGTATCAATAAGGAAAAGATCACTGCGTTCCATGGTGTACCAACCATGTTTATTGCGATGATGGAGCATGAAGATTTCGCTCAAACAGATTTTTCCTATATGCGTACCGGAATTATGGCCGGCAGCCCTTGTCCGATCAAAGTAATGCAGGACGTGGTCGAAAAAATGAATATGAAAGAGATCACGATCGTTTTTGGGCAGACGGAAGCATCCCCAGGTTGTACGATGAGCCGTGTTGACGACCCAATTGAGGTTCGCGTAAACACAGTTGGCCGTGCTTTTCCAGGCGTTGAATGCAAAATTGTAGACCCTGAAACAGGTAAAGACCTGCCGGACAATGTGGATGGCGAATTCGTTGCACGCGGCTATAATATCATGAAAGGGTACTATAAGATGCCTGAGGCTACGGCAGCCGCCATCGATGCGGATGGATGGCTCCATACCGGTGATCTGGCGAGACGGGATGAAAACGGTAACTATAAGATAACCGGTCGGATCAAAGATATGATCATTCGCGGCGGAGAAAATATCTATCCGAAAGAAATTGAAGACTTTATCTATACGCATCCCAAAGTCAAAGATGTCCAAGTCATTGGTGTTCCCGACAAGCAATACGGGGAGGAAATCATGGCCTGTGTTGTCCTCAAGGCCGGTGAACTCATGACAGAAGATGAACTGAAGGAATATGTCCGTTCTCATATGGCGAAGCAGAAGACACCGCGTTATGTGGATTTTGTGGACGAATTCCCAATGAATGCCGCCGGAAAAATCCTGAAATACAAAATGCGGGAGACTGCCGTCGAAAAGCTTGGACTACAAGCTGAAAGCCGCATCGTAACAGCATAA
- a CDS encoding YegS/Rv2252/BmrU family lipid kinase: MKILLIYNPFAGNGSFKNHLDNILEKVQNKGFCLTLYRIDSPEALENMIATIDINSFRKIWIAGGDGTIHQVINLLIKHNSDVPIGVYPVGTANDFAYYFNFTDKIDEMTDILLQDNCTGCDIGVANGHYFLNVASLGFLIDVSQKTPVAIKRSFGVLAYYFKGVEELSKMRPVSVKIRSKEINSDEDVYFILIMNGKSAGGFKKIAPLASMNDGLLDVYVFKSCPALELLPLVIKVLNGEHADSPYVDYFQTAELTIDCDDFVGTDMDGERGFDFPLKVTVEPQKLKIICRVNG, encoded by the coding sequence ATGAAAATATTATTGATTTATAATCCTTTTGCCGGAAATGGGTCTTTTAAAAACCATCTGGATAACATACTGGAGAAAGTACAAAATAAAGGGTTCTGCTTGACGCTGTATCGGATTGATTCGCCTGAAGCTTTAGAAAATATGATAGCAACAATTGATATCAACAGCTTCAGAAAAATATGGATCGCCGGTGGTGACGGCACAATTCATCAGGTCATTAATCTACTTATCAAGCATAACAGTGACGTTCCGATTGGAGTCTATCCTGTTGGTACGGCCAATGACTTTGCTTATTACTTTAATTTTACGGATAAAATCGATGAAATGACAGATATCCTTCTTCAAGATAATTGTACCGGGTGTGATATTGGTGTTGCCAACGGCCATTATTTTTTAAACGTTGCCAGCCTTGGTTTTCTTATTGATGTCAGCCAAAAGACCCCGGTAGCTATTAAGCGGAGTTTTGGCGTTCTTGCTTATTATTTTAAAGGTGTCGAAGAATTATCCAAAATGCGGCCAGTCAGTGTCAAAATCAGAAGTAAAGAAATCAACTCCGATGAAGACGTGTATTTTATTTTGATTATGAACGGGAAATCAGCAGGCGGATTTAAAAAGATTGCACCGCTGGCCTCAATGAATGATGGACTACTGGACGTGTATGTTTTTAAATCATGTCCGGCTTTGGAACTGCTTCCGCTTGTCATCAAAGTTTTGAATGGCGAACATGCGGATAGTCCGTATGTGGATTATTTTCAAACGGCAGAGTTAACGATTGATTGTGACGATTTCGTCGGTACTGATATGGATGGAGAAAGGGGTTTCGACTTTCCGCTAAAGGTCACCGTCGAACCGCAAAAGTTAAAAATAATTTGCCGGGTTAACGGTTGA
- the lgt gene encoding prolipoprotein diacylglyceryl transferase, with amino-acid sequence MDPIAFQAGPFTVRWYGVIIALAFAVGLIIAYYHTERRKVDPDKFINLIIILIPSALIGARLYYVLFNLDYYTVYPLEIVTVWHGGLAIHGGIIGGILATVFYLRRETALRFWAVADVIAPSLILGQAIGRWGNFFNQEVHGGPVSESFISKFPAFIQHGMYIDGQYYHPTFLYESIWNFLVFLFLFRLIRKKALQDGIVFLAYLALYSCGRFVIEGMRTDSLMLGPLRMAQVISLAAIIFAAIFLFQKLKNRKLDGRL; translated from the coding sequence ATGGATCCGATCGCTTTTCAAGCAGGCCCGTTTACTGTCCGCTGGTATGGCGTTATCATCGCTTTGGCGTTTGCCGTTGGGTTAATTATCGCCTACTATCATACTGAACGCCGAAAGGTGGACCCAGATAAATTTATTAATCTGATCATCATTCTTATTCCTTCCGCATTAATAGGAGCCCGTTTGTATTATGTCCTCTTCAATTTGGATTATTATACTGTGTATCCGTTGGAAATAGTCACTGTATGGCATGGTGGATTAGCTATTCATGGCGGTATTATCGGAGGAATTTTAGCCACCGTGTTTTATCTCCGAAGGGAAACCGCCTTAAGATTTTGGGCTGTCGCCGATGTCATTGCGCCAAGCCTTATCCTCGGACAGGCTATAGGACGATGGGGCAATTTTTTTAATCAGGAAGTACATGGCGGCCCTGTTTCAGAATCCTTTATCAGTAAATTTCCGGCTTTCATCCAACACGGCATGTATATCGATGGTCAATATTATCATCCGACCTTCTTATATGAGTCTATTTGGAACTTCCTGGTCTTTCTATTTTTATTTCGGTTGATTCGAAAAAAAGCCCTCCAGGACGGCATTGTTTTTTTAGCCTACTTAGCATTGTATTCCTGCGGGCGTTTCGTTATCGAAGGCATGCGGACCGACAGTTTGATGCTAGGCCCTTTAAGGATGGCACAGGTAATCAGCCTGGCTGCAATCATCTTTGCAGCTATCTTCCTATTCCAGAAATTAAAGAACAGGAAATTAGATGGTCGCTTATGA